GAAGTGGTTGCCGCTTTTCGTCCGCTCACGGCGGATCTCAATCAAGTCATGCAAGTGGAGGAAGTTTTGCAAACTAGCGATGTGGTTAAATTTTCCGGCGCCGGCGGCGATCCCAGCCGTCTCGCGCGGGCTTACGCCTTAACGGAGAATTTTCTGCGCGCGAACTTGAAGCCGGCGGAGATTGTCGCGCCGGCGGTGAAATAACGCCAAAAATGCCGCATCCGGAGAGGGCAGTTGATCAGAAACGAACCACGCAATACACTCGCGTGCCGCTTTAGCCGTTTAATCCGCACTCTATAAAATTCTTGCAGGGACTCAATCGGAGGTGTAATGAACGTCGACATTCAAGCGATTAATGAAAAGATTCGACGCGAAAGCGCATTCATCGAAAAACTTACCAAGGAAATTTCCAAAGTCATTGTCGGGCAGAAATACATGGTCGAACGCCTGCTGGTGGGCCTGCTCAGCAACGGGCACATTCTGCTGGAAGGCGTGCCGGGCCTGGCGAAAACCCTGGCGGTGAAAACCCTGTCTGCCGCGGTTCA
This window of the Cytophagia bacterium CHB2 genome carries:
- a CDS encoding ATPase, which encodes MNVDIQAINEKIRRESAFIEKLTKEISKVIVGQKYMVERLLVGLLSNGHILLEGVPGLAKTLAVKTLSAAVQTKFQRIQFTPDLLPADLIGTLIYDQRNGQFTTKKGPIFANLILADEIN